From Vicinamibacterales bacterium:
CCTTCATGAACTTGTAGAGCTTGGACTTGTTCTGGAAGTAGCCCTTGGTGAGTTTTTCGAGCTTCTTCCGCTTGGCACGGCGCACCGTGCCACGCTTGACGCGAGGCATGACTGGCTCCCGAACGGCGGCTAGGGGCTAGCGGCTAGCGGCTAGATTTGGCGACGCGTATGCGTCCCAAGCGACCGATGGCGGAATTGCCCTAACCGCCAACCACCGATCGGATGCGGCAACGAGCCAGCACTGCCGCGGCGGAGCCGAGGGCTCCGAGCCGCGGGCCGCCAGCCGCTGGCCGCTAGTCGTACGGCAGCATCCGCCGCAACTTCGCCTGCTCCGATTCCGAGACGACGACGTTGCCGCGGGCGTGGCGCTTCATCTGAGTGGTCTTGCAGGTGAGCTGGTGTCGCTTGAAGGCCGACGCCCGGACGAACTTTCCGGTGCCGGTCTTCTTGAAGCGCTTCGCGGCGCCCCGATGGCTCTTCAACTTCATCTTCGG
This genomic window contains:
- the rpmI gene encoding 50S ribosomal protein L35, encoding MPKMKLKSHRGAAKRFKKTGTGKFVRASAFKRHQLTCKTTQMKRHARGNVVVSESEQAKLRRMLPYD